In Scomber japonicus isolate fScoJap1 chromosome 7, fScoJap1.pri, whole genome shotgun sequence, one genomic interval encodes:
- the haus5 gene encoding HAUS augmin-like complex subunit 5, which yields MADRNLVQELKLWATEEFNLPPESLPNDSYFKTLCLTRKSIWKYLLQHVFQQRNVRIMRGNLQWYKVLQDKELKKTEGQSEAAKQSELQRKIEQLRADISHLDSQISETEEQLSTQEQSIGCTWTKVEDSQHRKLLLQAFRQRCVFDRKVLSDDTQEISGHCQALEQMVRKAEMEVLFENQSSNSCDGDNLNSKAAAEAQVLREVRDLCNDRVQFYQSLQESELKTGETTATRMTREQRTAVFHYWLSAVENLLDGYPPNHVLSALQYLASREQKELEEKLSSLDVTRDVTALQFRYESNHLQDISGEEDTELPPVKTLLQAAWQEVEQSLVDLAQTRSRVQQLRNQLQARRKGAEHEVSGFADELQSDTIALSVLELELQCVMQAAARDYIQDQCILLDQHARSRQEALRNLHNQWQSILDFRQLVVLRQDQIRGLIKGNSSTKTDLIRLHKELQEFLQGELVPQFQDVTTAANSLRNSISKEARQLGTVSLHALDRRSVEGVQRVPASWLSIHRLQSSAFSSLCQSITFPLYRAPEELCSQVRSQQLELRFLRQLLQLQSTTLQKTQKEAELLHASDQKALLSRVIEEDQKLLKSLVPRVRTFTQRCTQGLSYADQAKTAISYWWDKPAQHVLPEVSKGGLTFQEWLQRWKLAAKAS from the exons GAATGTGAGGATCATGCGTGGCAATCTTCAGTG GTACAAAGTGCTTCAGGACAAAGAG TTGAAGAAGACTGAGGGCCAGAGTGAAGCTGCCAAGCAGAGTGAGCTTCAGAGGAAGATCGAGCAGCTCAGAGCCGATATCagtcacctggactctcagatCAGCGAAACAGAGGAACAGTTGTCCACTCAAG AGCAGTCTATTGGCTGCACCTGGACTAAGGTGGAGGACAGTCAGCATAGAAAACTGCTCCTACAGGCCTTCAGGCAGCGCTGTGTGTTCGATCGCAAAGTGCTTTCTGATGACACCCAGGAGATCAGTGGGCACTGCCAGGCACTGGAGCAGATGGTCAG GAAAGCAGAGATGGAAGTGCTGTTTGAGAATCAGTCTTCAAACAGCTGTGATGGTGACAACCTCAACTCCAAAGCCGCAGCAGAGGCACAGGTCCTG CGTGAAGTGAGAGACCTGTGTAACGACAGGGTCCAGTTCTATCAGTCTTTACAAGAGAGTGAACTGAAAACAGGAGAGACTACAGCCACACG TATGACTCGTGAACAGAGGACTGCAGTGTTTCATTACTGGTTGAGTGCTGTGGAG AACCTGTTGGACGGTTATCCTCCAAACCATGTCCTCTCAGCACTGCAATATTTAGCTTCCAGAGAAcagaaggagctggaggagaagctctcctctctggatgtgaCACGAGACGTGACAGCTCTACA GTTCCGCTATGAAAGCAATCATCTACAGGACATCTCAGGGGAAGAGGACACTGAGTTGCCACCTGTTAAGACTCTCTTACAG GCTGCATGGCAGGAGGTGGAGCAGAGTTTAGTTGATTTAGCTCAGACTCGCTCCAGAGTCCAGCAGCTCCGAAACCAGCTGCAGGCCCGCAGGAAGGGGGCCGAGCATGAGGTGTCTGGTTTTGCAGATGAGCTCCAGAGTGACACCATAGCACT GTCAGTTCTTGAGCTGGAGCTTCAGTGTGTGATGCAGGCTGCAGCAAGGGATTATATACAAGACCAGTGTATCCTGCTTGACCAGCATGCCAGGAGCCGACAGGAGGCACTCAGAAACCTCCACAACCAGTGGCAGAGTATTCTGGACTTCAGACAACTAGTG GTTCTCAGACAGGATCAGATCAGAGGCCTGATTAAGGGGAACTCCTCAACCAAGACAGATCTGATCCGTCTGCATAAAGAG ttacAGGAATTTCTTCAGGGCGAGCTGGTGCCACAGTTTCAAGATGTCACCACTGCCGCAAACAGTCTGAGGAACTCTATTTCAAAGGAGGCCAGACAGTTGGGAACAGTTTCACTTCATGCTCTGGACCGCAGGAGTGTTGAAGG AGTGCAAAGGGTCCCTGCATCGTGGTTGTCGATCCATCGCTTGCAGTCATCAGCCTTCAGCAGCTTGTGTCAGAGTATAACGTTCCCACTGTACAGG GCTCCAGAGGAGTTGTGTTCACAGGTGCGCTCTCAACAACTCGAGTTGCGTTTTCTTCGTCAGTTACTTCAGCTTCAGTCCACTACTctgcagaaaacacagaaagaagCAGAGTTGCTGCATGCATCTGATCAAAAAG CCCTCCTTTCCAGAGTCATTGAGGAGGATCAGAAGCTCCTGAAGTCTCTGGTACCAAGAGTCCGAACCTTCACCCAACGCTGTACACAGGGCCTTTCTTATGCGGACCAAGCCAAAACTGCCATCTCTTATTG GTGGGACAAACCAGCGCAGCATGTCCTGCCTGAGGTCAGCAAAGGAGGACTGACTTTTCAAGAGTGGCTACAACGATGGAAACTAGCTGCCAAAGCCTCCTAG
- the sin3b gene encoding paired amphipathic helix protein Sin3b isoform X2: MVEDALSYLDQVKIRFANDPGIYNKFLDIMKEFKSQSIDTPGVINRVSQLFHGHPDLVLGFNAFLPPGYRIEVPKNGVAFLQSPFSTQVSPTQQGKSVTTSAVTATSGSASAASVEAGPAQTSEVKAASAESLSSSTSVGPPEPPNRLSLPLTSRESQNQATTSSVSPPASETSPVEFDSAISYVNKIKNRFLDHPEIYRAFLEILHTYQKEQLEVKESRGSRGSSGMTEDEVFSKVASLFKGQEDLLAEFGQFLPDAKRSLFTGSSLTGGKEQLKRPEEEDTITKQNKKRPRPILLQHMSPLLKKKMKYSCTKDQSFASVGKHGVLREFSFFDKVRRLFKSQEVYENFLRCIALFNQEVVSGAELLQLVTPFLGKFPELYTQFKSFLGDKELSHAVSGLSDRYMEGGGGREVDYASCKRLGSSYRALPKTYQQPKCSGRTALCKEVLNDTWVSFPSWSEDSTFVSSKKTPYEEQLHRCEDERFELDVVLETNLATIRVLESVQKKLSRLSPEDQDRFRLDDCLGGTSEVIQRRAVYRIYGDKAPEIIEGLKRSPATAVPVVLKRLKAKEEEWREAQQGFNKIWREQYEKAYLKSLDHQGVNFKQNDMKALRSKSLLNEIESVYDERQEQSTEEGGVGQQGRNGSGSASSSEPHMVFRYEDKQILEDAASLIIYHVKRQPTIHKDDKDHIKRIIQHFVPDLFFSRRGELSDTEDWTDEEAEPEEGGERGERGERGERGERGERGERGGSGAPAAAPGGGNGNANNASGVAAAIGSQSQPQPPQSQSQSQTQSQPQQQLNGESRRRRCSPSQPADTEASTTSSSTSQPTATSGSTPGSTPMETSSGAAGEKVDLRDPEAEHQKELDGVYNLFFVNNNWYFFLRLHQTLCSRLLRVYRQAERQLLEHRAEQSRERLLMAEGRREKACDLAMELRLKQPSEVELEEYYPAFLDMVRSLLDGNLDSTQYEDTLREMFTIHAYIGFTIDKVIHNIIRQLQHLVSDEVCLQVVDLYLAERKRGAAGGNLSSQCVRAAWETSYQWKAERVMAEENCFKVMFIQNKGDVTMTIELLDTEEAQADDPLDVQCLSSYMEQFVGTESSLCSQAEGYFFKPVFLPRNLRRFRRWQVQQVEAMRCRREWHRQLGVENAGSLDCRFKLNTHKMVFVMNSEDYMYRRGALVKARKSQHRVAVNQHERFDKWHQGWLANHVTASADRSVQNWLMGEEEEDMIPCKTTCLSTEVKGQTVNRYQVHYSGSKAPASP, translated from the exons ATG GTGGAAGATGCCTTGTCATATCTGGACCAAGTCAAGATTCGTTTTGCAAACGATCCTGGCATATACAACAAGTTTCTTGACATCATGAAAGAGTTCAAGTCACAAAG CATTGACACACCGGGGGTGATAAATCGTGTGTCACAACTCTTCCATGGACACCCGGACCTAGTTTTAGGCTTCAACGCCTTCCTACCACCAGGCTATCGGATAGAAGTCCCCAAAAATGGAGTGGCTTTCCTCCAGTCTCCATTCTCTACACAG GTTTCCCCCACTCAGCAGGGGAAGAGTGTCACCACCTCTGCTGTAACAGCCACCTCAGGTAGTGCCTCTGCTGCCAGCGTTGAAGCCGGACCTGCCCAGACCAGTGAAGTCAAGGCGGCCTCAGCAGAGTCCCTATCTTCGTCAACTTCAGTAGGACCTCCAGAGCCTCCCAACAGACTTTCCCTTCCCTTGACGAGCAGAGAGAGCCAGAATCAGGCAACCACCTCATCCGTGTCCCCACCTGCTTCAGAGACAAGTCCCGTAGAGTTTGACAGTGCCATCAGCTATGTAAACAAGATCAAAAACCGTTTTCTGGACCACCCAGAGATTTACAGAGCCTTCCTAGAGATTCTTCATACATATCAG AAAGAGCAACTGGAGGTGAAGGAGAGCCGTGGCAGTCGAGGCAGCAGTGGGATGACGGAAGACGAGGTGTTTTCTAAGGTTGCCAGTCTCTTCAAGGGACAAGAAGACCTGCTGGCTGAGTTTGGACAATTCTTGCCTGACGCTAAGAGATCACTG TTCACAGGGAGCTCGTTGACTGGAGGGAAAGAGCAGCTGAAAAGGCCGGAGGAAGAGGACACGATaaccaaacagaacaaaaagaggCCCAGACCCATACTACTGCAGCACATGTCTCCACTACTCAAG aaaaaaatgaagtatTCGTGTACCAAAGATCAGTCCTTTGCTTCAGTTGGCAAACATGGAGTCTTACGGGAATTCTCCTTCTTTGATAAG GTTCGTCGCCTGTTTAAAAGCCAGGAAGTGTATGAGAACTTCCTGCGCTGCATCGCCTTGTTTAACCAGGAAGTAGTTTCGGGAGCTGAGCTGCTACAACTAGTCACTCCTTTCCTGGG GAAGTTTCCTGAACTGTACACACAGTTCAAGTCATTTCTGGGGGACAAAGAGCTCTCTCATGCTGTGTCAGGGCTGTCGGATCGCTAcatggaggggggagggggcaggGAGGTGGATTACGCCTCCTGCAAGCGCCTGGGGTCCAGCTACAGAGCACTGCCCAAGACCTACCAGCAGCCTAAATGCAGCGGGCGCACTGCCCTATGCAAGGAG gtgttgaACGACACCTGGGTGTCATTTCCCTCCTGGTCAGAGGACTCCACCTTCGTCAGTTCGAAGAAGACTCCTTATGAGGAGCAGTTGCATCGCTGTGAGGATGAAAGATTTGAG CTGGACGTCGTTCTAGAGACGAACTTGGCCACCATCAGGGTGTTAGAGAGTGTCCAGAAGAAACTGTCCCGCCTTTCACCCGAGGACCAGGACCGGTTCAGATTAGACGACTGCCTGGGCGGTACCTCTGAGGTCATCCAGCGTCGTGCTGTTTATCGGATCTATGGTGACAAAGCCCCCGAGATCATTGAGGGACTGAAGAGGAGTCCCGCCACCGCTGTGCCTGTGGTGCTCAAGAG gttgaaagccaaggaagaGGAATGGAGAGAGGCCCAGCAGGGTTTCAATAAGATCTGGAGGGAGCAGTATGAGAAGGCTTACCTGAAGTCCCTCGACCACCAAGGAGTCAACTTCAAACAGAATGACATGAAGGCCCTGCGGTCAAAGAGTCTTCTCAATGAGATTGAAAGCGTCTATGATGAG cGTCAGGAGCAGAGCACAGAAGAGGGCGGTGTTGGCCAGCAGGGTCGCAACGGTTCTGGCTCGGCTTCATCCAGCGAGCCTCACATGGTGTTTAGATACGAGGACAAACAGATCCTGGAGGACGCCGCCTCGCTCATCATCTACCATGTCAAGCGTCAGCCCACCATCCACAAAGACGACAAGGACCACATCAAGCGCATTATCCAGCACTTTGTCCCCGACCTGTTCTTCTCCCGCCGCGGCGAGCTCAGCGACACAGAAGACTGGACAGATGAGGAGGCCGAGCctgaagagggaggagagagaggagagagaggagagagaggcgagagaggagagagaggagagagaggagagagaggaggaagtggagcgCCAGCAGCAGCACCGGGAGGAGGAAACGGCAACGCTAACAATGCATCTGGAGTAGCAGCAGCCATAGGTAGTCAGTCTCAACCTCAACCTCCACAGTCACAGTCCCAGAGCCAGACCCAGTcccaaccacagcagcagctgaaTGGTGAGTCCAGACGGAGGCGCTGCAGCCCATCCCAACCTGCAGACACTGAGGCGTCCACCACATCCAGTAGCACGAGCCAGCCCACAGCGACCAGCGGATCCACGCCTGGATCCACACCCATGGAGACGAGCTCAGGTGCAGCCGGGGAGAAGGTGGACCTGCGCGACCCTGAAGCAGAGCACCAGAAGGAGCTGGACGGTGTCTACAATCTTTTCTTCGTCAACAACAACTGGTATTTCTTCTTGCGGCTGCACCAGACTCTGTGCTCGAGGTTGCTGCGGGTTTACCGACAGGCAGAGCGGCAGCTGCTGGAGCACCGagcggagcagagcagagagaggctGCTGATGgcggagggaaggagggaaaaagcaTGTGACCTCGCCATGGAGCTCCGCCTCAAACAGCCCA GTGAGGTGGAGTTGGAGGAGTACTACCCAGCCTTCCTGGATATGGTGCGTAGCCTGCTGGATGGCAATCTGGACTCAACACAGTATGaagacacactgagagagatGTTCACCATTCACGCCTACATTGGTTTCACCATCGATAAGGTCATTCATAACATCATTCGGCAG CTGCAGCACCTAGTGAGCGACGAGGTGTGTCTGCAGGTGGTTGATCTTTACTTggctgagaggaagagaggggcaGCAGGGGGGAACCTCTCCTCGCAGTGCGTCAGAGCGGCCTGGGAGACGAGCTACCAGTGGAAAGCCGAGAGAGTCATGGCTGAAGAGAACTGCTTCAAG GTGATGTTTATTCAGAACAAGGGTGATGTGACAATGACCATCGAGCTCCTGGACACTGAGGAGGCTCAGGCTGACGACCCGTTAGATGTACAG TGTTTGTCCAGCTACATGGAGCAGTTTGTAGGAACAGAGTCCAGTCTGTGTTCTCAAGCAGAGGGCTACTTCTTCAAACCTGTATTTCTGCCCAG GAACCTGCGTCGTTTCCGTCGCTGGCAGGTGCAGCAGGTGGAGGCGATGCGCTGCAGGAGAGAGTGGCACCGCCAGCTTGGCGTGGAGAATGCCGGGAGCCTGGACTGTCGCTTTAAACTCAACACGCACAAGATGGTGTTTGTCATGAACTCTGAGGACTACATGTACCGCAGAGGGGCTCTGGTCAAGGCCAGAAAG tCGCAGCACAGAGTGGCGGTGAACCAGCACGAACGCTTCGACAAGTGGCACCAGGGCTGGCTGGCCAATCACGTGACGGCCTCGGCTGATCGCTCGGTGCAGAATTGGCTAATGggcgaggaggaagaggacatgATCCCCTGCAAGACGACCTGCCTGTCGACTGAGGTGAAAGGTCAGACGGTCAACAGATACCAAGTTCATTACAGCGGTAGCAAAGCGCCCGCCTCTCCGTAG
- the sin3b gene encoding paired amphipathic helix protein Sin3b isoform X1, which yields MAKIQAHSTAKQINQIQDKPYVITQKQVQQQHFQKLKVEDALSYLDQVKIRFANDPGIYNKFLDIMKEFKSQSIDTPGVINRVSQLFHGHPDLVLGFNAFLPPGYRIEVPKNGVAFLQSPFSTQVSPTQQGKSVTTSAVTATSGSASAASVEAGPAQTSEVKAASAESLSSSTSVGPPEPPNRLSLPLTSRESQNQATTSSVSPPASETSPVEFDSAISYVNKIKNRFLDHPEIYRAFLEILHTYQKEQLEVKESRGSRGSSGMTEDEVFSKVASLFKGQEDLLAEFGQFLPDAKRSLFTGSSLTGGKEQLKRPEEEDTITKQNKKRPRPILLQHMSPLLKKKMKYSCTKDQSFASVGKHGVLREFSFFDKVRRLFKSQEVYENFLRCIALFNQEVVSGAELLQLVTPFLGKFPELYTQFKSFLGDKELSHAVSGLSDRYMEGGGGREVDYASCKRLGSSYRALPKTYQQPKCSGRTALCKEVLNDTWVSFPSWSEDSTFVSSKKTPYEEQLHRCEDERFELDVVLETNLATIRVLESVQKKLSRLSPEDQDRFRLDDCLGGTSEVIQRRAVYRIYGDKAPEIIEGLKRSPATAVPVVLKRLKAKEEEWREAQQGFNKIWREQYEKAYLKSLDHQGVNFKQNDMKALRSKSLLNEIESVYDERQEQSTEEGGVGQQGRNGSGSASSSEPHMVFRYEDKQILEDAASLIIYHVKRQPTIHKDDKDHIKRIIQHFVPDLFFSRRGELSDTEDWTDEEAEPEEGGERGERGERGERGERGERGERGGSGAPAAAPGGGNGNANNASGVAAAIGSQSQPQPPQSQSQSQTQSQPQQQLNGESRRRRCSPSQPADTEASTTSSSTSQPTATSGSTPGSTPMETSSGAAGEKVDLRDPEAEHQKELDGVYNLFFVNNNWYFFLRLHQTLCSRLLRVYRQAERQLLEHRAEQSRERLLMAEGRREKACDLAMELRLKQPSEVELEEYYPAFLDMVRSLLDGNLDSTQYEDTLREMFTIHAYIGFTIDKVIHNIIRQLQHLVSDEVCLQVVDLYLAERKRGAAGGNLSSQCVRAAWETSYQWKAERVMAEENCFKVMFIQNKGDVTMTIELLDTEEAQADDPLDVQCLSSYMEQFVGTESSLCSQAEGYFFKPVFLPRNLRRFRRWQVQQVEAMRCRREWHRQLGVENAGSLDCRFKLNTHKMVFVMNSEDYMYRRGALVKARKSQHRVAVNQHERFDKWHQGWLANHVTASADRSVQNWLMGEEEEDMIPCKTTCLSTEVKGQTVNRYQVHYSGSKAPASP from the exons ATGGCGAAGATTCAGGCACACAGCACCGCGAAGCAAATAAACCAAATTCAAGACAAGCCTTACGTTATAACACAAAAGcaagtgcagcagcagcacttccAGAAGCTGAAG GTGGAAGATGCCTTGTCATATCTGGACCAAGTCAAGATTCGTTTTGCAAACGATCCTGGCATATACAACAAGTTTCTTGACATCATGAAAGAGTTCAAGTCACAAAG CATTGACACACCGGGGGTGATAAATCGTGTGTCACAACTCTTCCATGGACACCCGGACCTAGTTTTAGGCTTCAACGCCTTCCTACCACCAGGCTATCGGATAGAAGTCCCCAAAAATGGAGTGGCTTTCCTCCAGTCTCCATTCTCTACACAG GTTTCCCCCACTCAGCAGGGGAAGAGTGTCACCACCTCTGCTGTAACAGCCACCTCAGGTAGTGCCTCTGCTGCCAGCGTTGAAGCCGGACCTGCCCAGACCAGTGAAGTCAAGGCGGCCTCAGCAGAGTCCCTATCTTCGTCAACTTCAGTAGGACCTCCAGAGCCTCCCAACAGACTTTCCCTTCCCTTGACGAGCAGAGAGAGCCAGAATCAGGCAACCACCTCATCCGTGTCCCCACCTGCTTCAGAGACAAGTCCCGTAGAGTTTGACAGTGCCATCAGCTATGTAAACAAGATCAAAAACCGTTTTCTGGACCACCCAGAGATTTACAGAGCCTTCCTAGAGATTCTTCATACATATCAG AAAGAGCAACTGGAGGTGAAGGAGAGCCGTGGCAGTCGAGGCAGCAGTGGGATGACGGAAGACGAGGTGTTTTCTAAGGTTGCCAGTCTCTTCAAGGGACAAGAAGACCTGCTGGCTGAGTTTGGACAATTCTTGCCTGACGCTAAGAGATCACTG TTCACAGGGAGCTCGTTGACTGGAGGGAAAGAGCAGCTGAAAAGGCCGGAGGAAGAGGACACGATaaccaaacagaacaaaaagaggCCCAGACCCATACTACTGCAGCACATGTCTCCACTACTCAAG aaaaaaatgaagtatTCGTGTACCAAAGATCAGTCCTTTGCTTCAGTTGGCAAACATGGAGTCTTACGGGAATTCTCCTTCTTTGATAAG GTTCGTCGCCTGTTTAAAAGCCAGGAAGTGTATGAGAACTTCCTGCGCTGCATCGCCTTGTTTAACCAGGAAGTAGTTTCGGGAGCTGAGCTGCTACAACTAGTCACTCCTTTCCTGGG GAAGTTTCCTGAACTGTACACACAGTTCAAGTCATTTCTGGGGGACAAAGAGCTCTCTCATGCTGTGTCAGGGCTGTCGGATCGCTAcatggaggggggagggggcaggGAGGTGGATTACGCCTCCTGCAAGCGCCTGGGGTCCAGCTACAGAGCACTGCCCAAGACCTACCAGCAGCCTAAATGCAGCGGGCGCACTGCCCTATGCAAGGAG gtgttgaACGACACCTGGGTGTCATTTCCCTCCTGGTCAGAGGACTCCACCTTCGTCAGTTCGAAGAAGACTCCTTATGAGGAGCAGTTGCATCGCTGTGAGGATGAAAGATTTGAG CTGGACGTCGTTCTAGAGACGAACTTGGCCACCATCAGGGTGTTAGAGAGTGTCCAGAAGAAACTGTCCCGCCTTTCACCCGAGGACCAGGACCGGTTCAGATTAGACGACTGCCTGGGCGGTACCTCTGAGGTCATCCAGCGTCGTGCTGTTTATCGGATCTATGGTGACAAAGCCCCCGAGATCATTGAGGGACTGAAGAGGAGTCCCGCCACCGCTGTGCCTGTGGTGCTCAAGAG gttgaaagccaaggaagaGGAATGGAGAGAGGCCCAGCAGGGTTTCAATAAGATCTGGAGGGAGCAGTATGAGAAGGCTTACCTGAAGTCCCTCGACCACCAAGGAGTCAACTTCAAACAGAATGACATGAAGGCCCTGCGGTCAAAGAGTCTTCTCAATGAGATTGAAAGCGTCTATGATGAG cGTCAGGAGCAGAGCACAGAAGAGGGCGGTGTTGGCCAGCAGGGTCGCAACGGTTCTGGCTCGGCTTCATCCAGCGAGCCTCACATGGTGTTTAGATACGAGGACAAACAGATCCTGGAGGACGCCGCCTCGCTCATCATCTACCATGTCAAGCGTCAGCCCACCATCCACAAAGACGACAAGGACCACATCAAGCGCATTATCCAGCACTTTGTCCCCGACCTGTTCTTCTCCCGCCGCGGCGAGCTCAGCGACACAGAAGACTGGACAGATGAGGAGGCCGAGCctgaagagggaggagagagaggagagagaggagagagaggcgagagaggagagagaggagagagaggagagagaggaggaagtggagcgCCAGCAGCAGCACCGGGAGGAGGAAACGGCAACGCTAACAATGCATCTGGAGTAGCAGCAGCCATAGGTAGTCAGTCTCAACCTCAACCTCCACAGTCACAGTCCCAGAGCCAGACCCAGTcccaaccacagcagcagctgaaTGGTGAGTCCAGACGGAGGCGCTGCAGCCCATCCCAACCTGCAGACACTGAGGCGTCCACCACATCCAGTAGCACGAGCCAGCCCACAGCGACCAGCGGATCCACGCCTGGATCCACACCCATGGAGACGAGCTCAGGTGCAGCCGGGGAGAAGGTGGACCTGCGCGACCCTGAAGCAGAGCACCAGAAGGAGCTGGACGGTGTCTACAATCTTTTCTTCGTCAACAACAACTGGTATTTCTTCTTGCGGCTGCACCAGACTCTGTGCTCGAGGTTGCTGCGGGTTTACCGACAGGCAGAGCGGCAGCTGCTGGAGCACCGagcggagcagagcagagagaggctGCTGATGgcggagggaaggagggaaaaagcaTGTGACCTCGCCATGGAGCTCCGCCTCAAACAGCCCA GTGAGGTGGAGTTGGAGGAGTACTACCCAGCCTTCCTGGATATGGTGCGTAGCCTGCTGGATGGCAATCTGGACTCAACACAGTATGaagacacactgagagagatGTTCACCATTCACGCCTACATTGGTTTCACCATCGATAAGGTCATTCATAACATCATTCGGCAG CTGCAGCACCTAGTGAGCGACGAGGTGTGTCTGCAGGTGGTTGATCTTTACTTggctgagaggaagagaggggcaGCAGGGGGGAACCTCTCCTCGCAGTGCGTCAGAGCGGCCTGGGAGACGAGCTACCAGTGGAAAGCCGAGAGAGTCATGGCTGAAGAGAACTGCTTCAAG GTGATGTTTATTCAGAACAAGGGTGATGTGACAATGACCATCGAGCTCCTGGACACTGAGGAGGCTCAGGCTGACGACCCGTTAGATGTACAG TGTTTGTCCAGCTACATGGAGCAGTTTGTAGGAACAGAGTCCAGTCTGTGTTCTCAAGCAGAGGGCTACTTCTTCAAACCTGTATTTCTGCCCAG GAACCTGCGTCGTTTCCGTCGCTGGCAGGTGCAGCAGGTGGAGGCGATGCGCTGCAGGAGAGAGTGGCACCGCCAGCTTGGCGTGGAGAATGCCGGGAGCCTGGACTGTCGCTTTAAACTCAACACGCACAAGATGGTGTTTGTCATGAACTCTGAGGACTACATGTACCGCAGAGGGGCTCTGGTCAAGGCCAGAAAG tCGCAGCACAGAGTGGCGGTGAACCAGCACGAACGCTTCGACAAGTGGCACCAGGGCTGGCTGGCCAATCACGTGACGGCCTCGGCTGATCGCTCGGTGCAGAATTGGCTAATGggcgaggaggaagaggacatgATCCCCTGCAAGACGACCTGCCTGTCGACTGAGGTGAAAGGTCAGACGGTCAACAGATACCAAGTTCATTACAGCGGTAGCAAAGCGCCCGCCTCTCCGTAG